In a single window of the Dreissena polymorpha isolate Duluth1 chromosome 3, UMN_Dpol_1.0, whole genome shotgun sequence genome:
- the LOC127871527 gene encoding b(0,+)-type amino acid transporter 1-like, translating into MSIVSMANTPKEEFSNTTGITETITCHSNVLEQMVKDVGKKTQPDEEATPRDPRVGAVTNIDLDVVNPKQHIGLFGAVTFGIGSMIGSGIFISPKASLALAGSQGMSLVIWSLCGLIAFMMGLVYAELGTIIPRSGGDFVYIRKGFGPVPAFLAVWVKPLFVQTSATAVLSLVFADYLLPLVYGACPPPNVLRKLIGALLIITIAISNIVSPKLGVFVQMISTVAKTLALIIIAITGIVFILKGRTENLTNAFDGSASEVTSYSLAIYSCAFAYGGYIRIGEIADEIINPQKNIPRALMISITLVTVIYVVVNTSYFVLLPKQEFLGSPAVAYDWALKCIPSVAIFVPISVMISVYGSNNGGCFGSARVMFAAARAEQYPEAISFLHAKDSTPIISLVLFHIICIIMLIPGDIQQLINFLSFMSSFVTLLSSLSLLRLKWLSRKEPKKTGFRTNIIFPIVTSLIAVFLIVAPFINSPRIEFLYSASFVFGGYLLYIPFVHFGWKLPGTDRITVFLQLLCNSCPTEKLA; encoded by the exons ATGTCAATCGTATCAATGGCAAACACACCGAAAGAAGAATTCTCAAACACAACCGGAATAACAGAAACAATAACATGTCATAGCAATGTATTAGAACAAATGGTTAAAGATGTTGGGAAAAAAACACAACCAGATGAAGAGGCGACTCCACGTGATCCTCGTGTCGGGGCAGTTACCAATATAGACTTAGACGTGGTCAATCCTAAGCAGCACATCGGACTGTTTGGTGCGGTGACATTCGGCATTGGAAGCATGATCGGTTCTGGTATCTTCATTTCTCCAAAGGCATCATTAGCTTTAGCCGGATCGCAAG gaaTGAGCCTGGTTATCTGGTCTCTCTGCGGCCTGATTGCCTTCATGATGGGGCTTGTCTACGCCGAACTGGGAACCATCATACCGCGTTCCGGTGGAGACTTCGTCTACATCCGAAAAGGATTCGGACCAGTTCCGGCTTTTCTTGCTGTGTGGGTCAAACCTTTGTTCGTGCAAACGTCAGCAACAGCGGTCTTATCACTGGTGTTTGCGGACTATTTATTACCTTTAGTTTATGGCGCATGCCCTCCTCCGAATGTTCTAAGGAAACTAATAGGCGCATTGCTGATAATAACAATTGCAATATCAAACATTGTCAGTCCAAAGTTAGGTGTCTTTGTTCAGATGATTAGTACTGTTGCCAAAACACTCGCACTGATTATCATTGCCATAACAGGCATTGTTTTCATCTTAAAAGGTCGAACTGAGAATTTAACAAATGCGTTTGATGGTTCGGCTTCAGAAGTGACATCGTATTCACTAGCAATTTATAGTTGCGCCTTTGCTTATGGTGGATACATCCGCATCGGTGAAATAGCTGATGAAATAATCAATCCACAAAAGAATATTCCACGCGCGCTTATGATTTCTATAACATTGGTGACTGTGATTTACGTCGTTGTCAATACATCATACTTTGTCCTTTTGCCCAAGCAAGAATTTTTAGGATCCCCCGCTGTTGCATATGATTGGGCTTTAAAGTGTATTCCATCCGTTGCTATATTCGTACCCATCAGTGTCATGATTTCCGTCTACGGATCAAATAATGGCGGATGTTTTGGATCAGCAAGAGTCATGTTTGCGGCCGCCAGAGCAGAACAATACCCCGAAGCTATTTCTTTCCTCCATGCTAAAGACTCTACCCCAATCATATCCttagttttatttcatataatttgcataataatGTTGATACCCGGTGATATTCAACAGCTTATTAACTTCCTTAGCTTTATGAGTTCCTTTGTTACACTTTTGTCGTCTCTTTCACTTTTGCGCCTCAAGTGGTTATCGAGAAAGGAACCTAAGAAAACAGGATTTCGTACAAACATCATTTTTCCAATCGTAACAAGTTTAATTGCAGTGTTTCTCATAGTCGCACCATTTATCAATTCTCCCAGAATCGAATTTCTGTATAGCGCATCTTTCGTGTTTGGCGGATATTTGCTCTACATTCCATTCGTTCATTTTGGCTGGAAGCTACCAGGAACTGACAGAATTACGGTCTTCCTGCAATTGTTATGTAATAGTTGCCCGACTGAGAAACTTGCCTAG